In one window of Cupriavidus necator N-1 DNA:
- a CDS encoding enoyl-CoA hydratase gives MAENDARVDAPLLTEVRDTAGVVRLTMNRPQAFNALSEGLLDALTEALGRLASDHTVRVVVLAGAGKAFCAGHDLREMRASPSHDYYRRLFDRCTRMMMVIQKMPQPVLARVQGIATAAGCQLVAMCDLAVAADDARFAVSGVNLGLFCSTPGVALSRNLHRKQAMEMLLTGDMIDAETARERGLVNRVVPAGQLDQEVARLAASICAKPAAAVAAGKGLFYRQLEMGIEAAYQLAGQTMACNMMDESALEGVQAFIDKRSPSWRGS, from the coding sequence ATGGCCGAGAACGATGCGCGCGTGGACGCGCCGCTGCTGACCGAAGTGCGCGACACCGCGGGCGTGGTGCGACTGACCATGAATCGGCCGCAGGCGTTCAATGCGCTGTCAGAAGGGCTGCTCGACGCGCTGACCGAGGCCCTCGGCCGGCTGGCGTCGGACCACACCGTGCGCGTGGTGGTGCTGGCCGGCGCCGGCAAGGCCTTCTGCGCCGGGCACGACCTGCGCGAGATGCGGGCCTCGCCGTCGCACGACTACTACCGGCGCCTGTTCGACCGCTGCACCCGCATGATGATGGTGATCCAGAAGATGCCGCAGCCGGTGCTTGCGCGCGTGCAGGGCATCGCCACGGCGGCGGGCTGCCAGCTGGTGGCCATGTGCGACCTTGCGGTGGCCGCCGACGATGCGCGCTTTGCGGTATCCGGCGTCAACCTGGGCCTGTTCTGCTCGACGCCCGGGGTGGCGTTGTCGCGCAACCTGCACCGCAAGCAGGCAATGGAGATGCTGCTGACCGGCGACATGATCGACGCCGAAACCGCCCGTGAGCGCGGGCTGGTGAACCGGGTGGTGCCCGCTGGGCAGCTGGACCAAGAGGTGGCGCGCCTGGCCGCCAGCATCTGCGCCAAGCCGGCCGCCGCGGTGGCCGCGGGCAAGGGCCTGTTCTACCGCCAGCTGGAAATGGGCATCGAGGCCGCCTACCAGCTCGCCGGCCAGACCATGGCCTGCAACATGATGGACGAGTCGGCGCTGGAGGGGGTGCAGGCCTTCATTGACAAGCGTTCGCCGTCCTGGCGTGGCTCATAG
- a CDS encoding methionine ABC transporter ATP-binding protein, translating to MIELQGLSQRFPGASGDVHALRDVSLSIAAGEVFGIIGRSGAGKSTLVRAINLLNRPSSGRVIVAGQELTALDTGALRLARREIGMIFQHFNLLSSRTVYENVALPLELAGKPKAEIAATVLPLLDLVGLSELKDRYPAQISGGQKQRVGIARALASKPKVLLSDEATSALDPETTRSILELLKQINRDLGLTIVMITHQMEVIKQVCDRVAVLEAGQVVETGRVIDVFLRPQHDVTRAMIGDVISQELPASVLKRVESRLGNGRDHVYRLAFTGEGVDQPVLAQAIRRYGLDFNILHGHIDEIQGQAFGSLAIMATGELADVKAAMEYLQAQGVVVEEFEHVV from the coding sequence ATGATCGAACTGCAAGGACTGTCGCAGCGCTTCCCGGGCGCGTCTGGCGACGTGCATGCATTGCGGGACGTCAGCCTGTCGATAGCGGCGGGCGAAGTCTTCGGCATTATCGGCCGCAGCGGCGCCGGCAAGAGCACCCTGGTACGCGCCATCAATCTGCTGAACCGGCCCTCGAGCGGCCGCGTGATTGTCGCGGGCCAGGAACTGACAGCGCTGGACACGGGCGCGCTGCGCCTGGCACGCCGCGAGATCGGCATGATCTTCCAGCACTTCAACCTGCTGTCGTCGCGCACGGTGTATGAGAACGTGGCGCTGCCGCTGGAACTGGCCGGCAAGCCCAAGGCCGAGATCGCCGCGACGGTGCTGCCGCTGCTGGACCTGGTGGGCCTGTCGGAGCTGAAGGACCGCTATCCGGCGCAGATCAGCGGCGGGCAGAAGCAGCGCGTGGGCATTGCACGCGCTCTTGCCAGCAAGCCCAAGGTGCTGCTGTCGGACGAGGCCACTTCCGCGCTGGACCCGGAAACCACCCGCTCCATCCTGGAACTGCTCAAGCAGATCAACCGCGACCTGGGCCTGACCATCGTGATGATCACGCACCAGATGGAAGTCATCAAGCAGGTCTGCGACCGCGTGGCCGTGCTTGAAGCCGGCCAGGTGGTGGAGACCGGGCGCGTGATCGACGTATTCCTGCGCCCGCAGCACGACGTCACGCGCGCCATGATCGGCGACGTCATCTCGCAGGAGCTGCCGGCCAGCGTGCTCAAGCGCGTGGAGAGCCGGCTGGGCAACGGGCGCGACCACGTCTACCGCCTGGCCTTCACCGGCGAGGGCGTGGACCAGCCGGTGCTGGCCCAGGCAATCCGCCGCTACGGGCTGGACTTCAATATCTTGCACGGCCATATCGACGAGATCCAGGGCCAGGCCTTCGGCTCGCTGGCGATCATGGCCACGGGCGAACTGGCCGACGTGAAGGCGGCGATGGAATACCTGCAGGCGCAAGGCGTCGTGGTGGAGGAGTTCGAGCATGTGGTCTGA
- a CDS encoding methionine ABC transporter permease — MWSEMFDLFLTSFNETLVMVAISGVVGSLLGVPLGVLLHLTNRGGVLSHPLFNRSIGVVVNAARSIPFIILLVVVIPFTRFIVGSSIGTTAAIVPLTIAAIPFIARLVESALREVDKGLVEAAQSMGATTRQIVWKVLLPEAMPGIVAGLTITFVSLVGYSAMAGAIGGGGLGDLGIRYGYQRYITEVMVAVVVILIVFVQAVQSFGDWLVRRISHR; from the coding sequence ATGTGGTCTGAAATGTTTGACCTGTTCCTGACCTCGTTCAACGAGACCCTGGTGATGGTGGCGATCTCGGGCGTGGTCGGCTCGCTGCTGGGCGTGCCGCTGGGCGTGCTGCTGCACCTGACCAACCGCGGCGGCGTGCTGTCGCACCCGTTGTTCAACCGCAGCATCGGCGTGGTGGTCAACGCGGCGCGCTCGATCCCGTTCATCATCCTGCTGGTGGTGGTGATCCCGTTCACGCGCTTTATCGTCGGCTCGTCGATCGGCACCACCGCGGCAATCGTGCCGCTGACCATCGCGGCGATCCCGTTTATCGCGCGCCTGGTGGAAAGCGCGCTGCGCGAGGTCGACAAGGGCCTGGTCGAGGCCGCCCAGTCGATGGGCGCCACCACCCGCCAGATCGTGTGGAAGGTGCTGCTGCCCGAGGCAATGCCCGGCATCGTCGCCGGCCTGACCATCACCTTTGTCAGCCTGGTCGGCTATTCGGCCATGGCGGGCGCGATCGGCGGCGGCGGCCTGGGCGACCTGGGCATCCGCTACGGCTACCAGCGCTATATCACCGAGGTCATGGTGGCGGTGGTGGTGATCCTGATCGTGTTCGTGCAGGCCGTGCAGAGCTTCGGCGACTGGCTTGTCCGCCGTATCAGCCACCGCTAA
- a CDS encoding MetQ/NlpA family ABC transporter substrate-binding protein, whose translation MQRRNLLQWILGAAIGATLATGAVAQEKPIKIGVTGGPHAQIMEQVKKVAAKDGLNIQVVEFSDYIQPNAALAAGDLDANSYQHLPYLEAQIKDRGYKFTHIAYTVTFPMGVYSKKIKSLDQLKQGARVGVPNDPTNGGRGLLLLQSKGVIKLKPNAGLKATPLDIVENPKKIRIVELDAAQLPRSLDDLDAAAINGNYAESAGLSPVKDAIAIEGPKGPYANLIAIREADKNKPWVAKLVKAYHSPEIKQYVTSTFKDSVITAW comes from the coding sequence ATGCAACGTCGCAACCTGCTGCAATGGATTCTCGGCGCCGCGATCGGCGCAACGCTGGCCACCGGCGCCGTCGCCCAGGAAAAGCCGATCAAGATCGGCGTGACCGGCGGCCCGCACGCCCAGATCATGGAACAGGTGAAGAAGGTCGCCGCCAAGGACGGCTTGAACATCCAGGTGGTCGAGTTCAGCGACTACATCCAGCCCAACGCCGCGCTGGCTGCCGGCGACCTGGACGCCAACAGCTACCAGCACCTGCCGTACCTGGAAGCCCAGATCAAGGACCGCGGCTACAAGTTCACGCATATCGCCTATACGGTGACGTTCCCGATGGGCGTGTACTCCAAGAAGATCAAGTCGCTCGACCAGCTCAAGCAGGGTGCGCGCGTGGGCGTGCCCAACGATCCCACCAACGGCGGGCGCGGCCTGTTGCTGCTGCAGAGCAAGGGCGTGATCAAGCTCAAGCCCAACGCCGGCCTGAAGGCCACGCCGCTGGACATCGTCGAGAACCCGAAGAAGATCCGCATCGTCGAGCTGGACGCCGCGCAGCTGCCGCGCTCGCTGGATGACCTGGATGCCGCCGCCATCAACGGCAACTACGCGGAATCGGCCGGCCTGTCGCCCGTCAAGGACGCCATCGCCATCGAAGGCCCGAAGGGTCCGTACGCCAACCTGATCGCGATCCGCGAGGCCGACAAGAACAAGCCCTGGGTGGCCAAGCTGGTGAAGGCCTATCACTCGCCGGAAATTAAGCAATACGTCACATCGACCTTCAAGGACTCGGTCATTACCGCCTGGTAA
- a CDS encoding electron transfer flavoprotein subunit beta/FixA family protein produces MKVLVAVKRVVDYNVKVRVKADGSGVDLANVKMSMNPFDEIAVEEAVRLKEAGVATEVIAVSCGVTQCQETLRTAMAIGADRGILVESNEDLQPLAVAKLLKALIDKEQPQLVILGKQAIDDDSNQTGQMVAALAGLPQATFASKVVVADGKASVTREVDGGLETLSLKLPAVVTTDLRLNEPRYVTLPNIMKAKKKQLDIVKPEDLGVDVKPRLSTLKVVEPAKRSAGVMVPDVATLVQKLKNEAKVI; encoded by the coding sequence ATGAAAGTACTCGTCGCAGTCAAGCGGGTGGTGGATTACAACGTCAAGGTCCGCGTCAAGGCGGACGGCAGTGGCGTCGATCTGGCCAATGTGAAGATGAGCATGAACCCCTTCGACGAAATCGCCGTGGAAGAGGCCGTGCGCCTGAAGGAAGCGGGCGTTGCCACCGAAGTGATCGCCGTCTCGTGCGGTGTCACGCAGTGCCAGGAAACCCTGCGCACCGCGATGGCCATCGGTGCCGACCGCGGCATCCTGGTGGAATCGAACGAAGACCTGCAACCGCTGGCCGTGGCCAAGCTGCTGAAGGCGCTGATCGACAAGGAACAGCCGCAACTGGTGATCCTGGGCAAGCAGGCCATCGACGACGACTCCAACCAGACCGGCCAGATGGTGGCCGCGCTGGCTGGCCTGCCGCAAGCCACGTTCGCCTCCAAGGTGGTGGTTGCCGACGGCAAGGCCTCGGTGACGCGTGAAGTCGATGGCGGCCTGGAAACGCTGTCGCTCAAGCTGCCGGCCGTGGTCACGACCGACCTGCGCCTGAACGAGCCGCGCTACGTCACGCTGCCCAACATCATGAAGGCCAAGAAGAAGCAGCTCGATATCGTCAAGCCGGAAGACCTCGGTGTCGACGTCAAGCCGCGCCTGTCGACCCTGAAGGTGGTCGAGCCTGCCAAGCGCAGCGCGGGTGTGATGGTGCCGGACGTCGCGACGCTGGTGCAGAAGCTGAAGAACGAAGCCAAGGTTATCTGA
- a CDS encoding electron transfer flavoprotein subunit alpha/FixB family protein: MTALVIAEHDNQSIKAATLNTVTAAAQCGGDVHVLVAGSNAKAAADAAAKIAGVTKVLLADAPYFGDGLAENVAEQALAIANDYSHILAPATPYGKNILPRVAAKLDVAQISEISKVDAPDTFERPIYAGNAIATVKSEDKIKVITVRGTAFDAAAAEGGSAAVETLPAVADAGVSQFVSREVAKSDRPELTAAKIIVSGGRGVGSGENYTKVLTPLADKLGAALGASRAAVDAGFVPNDYQVGQTGKIVAPQLYIAVGISGAIQHLAGMKDSKVIVAINKDAEAPIFSVADYGLVGDLNTVVPELVAALG, translated from the coding sequence ATGACTGCACTCGTCATTGCTGAACACGACAATCAATCCATCAAGGCCGCCACGCTGAACACCGTGACCGCCGCTGCCCAGTGCGGCGGCGACGTGCACGTGCTGGTGGCTGGTTCCAACGCCAAGGCCGCGGCTGACGCCGCCGCCAAGATCGCCGGCGTGACCAAGGTCCTGCTGGCCGACGCACCGTACTTCGGTGACGGCCTGGCCGAGAACGTGGCCGAGCAGGCGCTGGCCATCGCCAACGACTACTCGCACATCCTGGCTCCGGCCACCCCGTACGGCAAGAACATCCTGCCGCGCGTGGCTGCCAAGCTGGACGTGGCCCAGATCTCGGAAATCTCCAAGGTCGACGCCCCGGACACGTTCGAGCGCCCGATCTACGCGGGCAACGCCATTGCCACGGTCAAGTCGGAAGACAAGATCAAGGTCATCACCGTGCGCGGCACCGCCTTTGACGCCGCTGCCGCCGAAGGTGGCTCGGCCGCCGTTGAAACCCTGCCGGCCGTGGCCGACGCAGGCGTTTCGCAGTTTGTTTCGCGCGAAGTGGCCAAGAGCGACCGTCCGGAACTGACCGCCGCCAAGATCATCGTCTCGGGTGGCCGTGGCGTAGGTTCGGGTGAGAACTACACCAAGGTGCTGACGCCGCTGGCCGACAAGCTGGGCGCCGCGCTGGGTGCCTCGCGCGCTGCCGTGGACGCCGGCTTCGTGCCGAACGACTACCAGGTCGGCCAGACCGGCAAGATCGTCGCGCCGCAGCTGTACATCGCCGTCGGTATCTCCGGCGCGATCCAGCACCTGGCCGGCATGAAGGACTCCAAGGTGATCGTCGCGATCAACAAGGATGCCGAAGCGCCGATCTTCTCCGTGGCTGACTACGGCCTGGTGGGCGACCTGAACACCGTGGTGCCGGAGCTGGTGGCAGCACTGGGCTGA
- a CDS encoding acyl-CoA dehydrogenase — MTYRAPIKDMLFVMNELAGLEAVSKLPGFEEATPETAEAVLDEAAKFNEQVVAPLNRAGDLDPSSWKDGVVSTTPGFKDAFRQFGEGGWQGVLHPQEFGGQGLPKLIATACNEMLNSANLSFALCPLLTDGAIEALLTAGTDEQKATFLPKLISGEWTGTMNLTEPQAGSDLAAVRTRAEPQGDGTYKVFGTKIFITYGEHDMAKNIVHLVLARTPTAPEGVKGISLFIVPKFMVNADGSTGERNDVHCVSIEHKLGIKASPTAVLQFGDHGGAIGTLVGEENRGLEYMFIMMNSARFSVGMQGIAVSERAYQQAVAFARERVQSRPVDGSAREAVTIIHHPDVKRMLMTMRALTEGARAVAYVAAAASDAAHQHLDEAVRRQNQAFYEFLVPVVKGWSTELSIDVTSLGVQVHGGMGFIEETGAAQHYRDARILPIYEGTTAIQANDLIGRKTVRDGGAVARAICAQIAETEAALGKHGCTAFTAMQAQLAKGRAALEDVVAFVVANAKSDPNAVFAGSVPYLKLCGIVFSGWQFGRAMLAADARRAEDPAFHDAKIATAHFFAEHILSQASALRDAVVSGGAPVNALTAEQF; from the coding sequence ATGACTTACCGTGCGCCGATCAAGGACATGCTGTTCGTCATGAACGAGCTGGCCGGGCTTGAGGCCGTCAGCAAACTGCCGGGCTTCGAAGAAGCCACGCCGGAAACGGCCGAGGCCGTGCTGGACGAGGCCGCCAAGTTCAACGAGCAGGTGGTCGCGCCGCTGAACCGCGCCGGCGACCTGGACCCGAGCAGCTGGAAGGACGGCGTGGTCTCCACCACACCCGGCTTCAAGGACGCGTTCCGCCAGTTCGGCGAGGGCGGCTGGCAGGGCGTGCTGCATCCGCAGGAGTTTGGCGGCCAGGGCCTGCCCAAGCTGATCGCCACCGCCTGCAACGAGATGCTGAACAGCGCGAACCTGTCGTTCGCGCTGTGCCCGCTGCTGACCGATGGGGCCATCGAGGCGCTGCTGACGGCCGGCACGGATGAGCAGAAGGCGACCTTCCTGCCGAAGCTGATCTCGGGCGAGTGGACCGGCACCATGAACCTGACCGAGCCGCAGGCCGGCTCGGACCTGGCCGCGGTGCGCACCCGTGCCGAGCCGCAGGGCGACGGCACCTACAAGGTGTTCGGCACCAAGATCTTCATCACCTACGGCGAGCACGACATGGCGAAGAACATCGTCCATCTCGTGCTGGCCCGCACGCCCACCGCGCCCGAGGGCGTCAAGGGCATCTCGCTGTTCATCGTGCCGAAGTTCATGGTCAACGCCGACGGCAGCACCGGTGAGCGCAACGACGTGCATTGCGTATCGATCGAGCACAAGCTGGGCATCAAGGCCAGCCCCACGGCCGTGCTGCAGTTCGGCGACCATGGCGGCGCCATCGGCACGCTGGTCGGCGAAGAGAACCGCGGCCTTGAGTACATGTTCATCATGATGAACTCGGCACGCTTCTCGGTCGGCATGCAGGGCATCGCCGTGTCCGAACGCGCCTACCAGCAGGCGGTGGCCTTTGCGCGCGAACGCGTGCAGAGCCGCCCGGTCGATGGTTCGGCGCGCGAGGCGGTGACCATCATCCACCACCCGGACGTCAAGCGCATGCTGATGACCATGCGCGCGCTGACCGAAGGCGCACGCGCCGTGGCCTACGTGGCCGCGGCCGCCAGCGACGCGGCGCACCAGCATCTCGACGAGGCCGTGCGCAGGCAGAACCAGGCCTTCTACGAGTTCCTGGTGCCGGTGGTGAAGGGGTGGAGCACCGAGCTGTCGATCGATGTCACCAGCCTGGGCGTGCAGGTGCACGGCGGCATGGGCTTTATCGAGGAAACCGGCGCGGCGCAGCACTACCGCGATGCGCGCATCCTGCCGATCTACGAAGGCACCACGGCAATCCAGGCCAACGACCTGATCGGCCGCAAGACCGTGCGCGACGGCGGCGCCGTGGCACGCGCGATCTGCGCGCAGATCGCCGAGACCGAGGCTGCGCTGGGCAAGCATGGCTGCACTGCGTTCACCGCGATGCAGGCGCAACTGGCCAAGGGCCGCGCGGCGCTGGAAGATGTAGTGGCGTTTGTCGTGGCCAATGCCAAGTCCGACCCGAACGCCGTCTTTGCCGGCAGCGTGCCTTACCTGAAGCTGTGCGGCATCGTGTTCTCCGGCTGGCAGTTCGGCCGCGCGATGCTGGCTGCCGATGCCAGGCGCGCCGAGGATCCTGCCTTCCACGATGCCAAGATCGCGACCGCGCATTTCTTCGCCGAGCACATCCTGTCGCAGGCGTCGGCATTGCGTGATGCCGTCGTCAGCGGCGGGGCGCCGGTCAATGCGCTGACCGCCGAGCAGTTCTGA
- a CDS encoding D-amino acid dehydrogenase, with translation MRVLVLGSGVIGVTSAWYLAKAGHEVTVVDREAGPALGTSFANAGQISPGYASPWAAPGVPLKAIKWMFQEHAPLSIRPDGTLFQLQWMWQMLLNCSAGRYAVNKERMVRLAEYSRDCIRALRAETGIAYEGRQQGTLQVFRTEEQLQGAAKDIAVLEEAGVPYQLLSREELAASEPALAAVRHKLAGGLRLPNDETGDCALFTQRLAGMAEMLGVKFLYNRSIDSLMTQGDAVTGAVVNGEPMAADLVVVALGSWSTQLVKPFLSGMSKLPVYPLKGFSITVPLNDPSRSPVSTVLDETYKVAITRFEDRIRVGGMAQIVGYDRSLDPAKRRTLEHVVTDLFPGAGDVSRATFWTGLRPMTPDGTPIVGPTQVRGLWLNTGHGTLGWTMACGSGKLLSDLVSGKSPAIRADDLSVGRYLKPARQHLAPRPAAA, from the coding sequence ATGCGCGTTCTCGTACTCGGCAGTGGTGTTATTGGCGTCACCAGCGCGTGGTACCTGGCCAAGGCCGGTCACGAAGTGACCGTCGTCGACCGCGAGGCAGGTCCCGCGCTCGGCACCAGCTTTGCCAACGCGGGGCAGATCTCGCCCGGCTATGCGTCGCCATGGGCCGCGCCCGGCGTGCCGCTCAAGGCGATCAAGTGGATGTTCCAGGAACACGCGCCGCTCAGCATCCGTCCGGACGGCACCCTGTTCCAGCTGCAATGGATGTGGCAGATGCTGCTGAACTGCAGCGCCGGGCGCTACGCCGTCAACAAGGAACGCATGGTGCGGCTGGCCGAGTACAGCCGCGACTGCATCCGCGCGCTGCGCGCGGAAACCGGCATCGCTTACGAAGGCCGCCAGCAAGGCACGCTGCAGGTGTTCCGCACCGAAGAGCAGCTGCAAGGCGCGGCCAAGGACATCGCCGTGCTGGAAGAAGCCGGGGTGCCCTACCAGTTGCTTTCGCGCGAGGAACTCGCCGCGAGCGAACCGGCGCTGGCCGCCGTCCGCCACAAGCTGGCCGGCGGCCTGCGCCTCCCCAACGATGAAACCGGCGACTGCGCGCTGTTTACGCAACGGCTCGCAGGCATGGCCGAGATGCTGGGCGTGAAATTCCTGTACAACCGCTCGATCGACAGCCTGATGACCCAGGGCGATGCCGTCACCGGCGCCGTGGTCAACGGCGAGCCGATGGCCGCCGACCTGGTGGTGGTGGCGCTGGGCAGCTGGTCGACGCAGCTGGTCAAGCCGTTCCTGTCGGGCATGTCCAAACTGCCGGTGTACCCGCTCAAGGGCTTCTCGATCACGGTGCCGCTGAACGATCCGTCGCGCAGCCCGGTGTCCACCGTGCTGGACGAAACCTACAAGGTCGCCATCACCCGCTTCGAAGACCGCATCCGCGTGGGCGGCATGGCCCAGATCGTCGGCTATGACCGCAGCCTCGATCCGGCCAAGCGCCGCACGCTCGAACACGTGGTGACCGACCTGTTCCCGGGCGCCGGTGATGTCAGCCGCGCCACCTTCTGGACCGGCCTGCGCCCGATGACCCCAGACGGCACGCCCATCGTCGGCCCGACCCAGGTGCGCGGCCTGTGGCTGAACACCGGCCACGGCACGCTGGGCTGGACCATGGCCTGCGGCTCGGGCAAGCTGCTGTCGGACCTGGTCTCGGGCAAGTCGCCCGCGATCCGCGCCGACGACCTGTCGGTGGGCCGCTACCTGAAGCCCGCGCGCCAGCACCTGGCGCCGCGCCCGGCTGCCGCCTGA
- a CDS encoding Lrp/AsnC ligand binding domain-containing protein, whose amino-acid sequence MRTSRQPMRTLDRLDRKILMALQSDGRMSMKDLAEAVGLTITPCIERVKRLERDGVIMGYYARLNPALLGSALLVFVEISLGNKSGNMFEQFRREVLRIPEVLECHLVSGDFDYLIKARIREIGEYRRLLGDILLQLPGAAQSKSYVVMEEIKETLAISVEEKSQAV is encoded by the coding sequence ATGAGAACGAGTCGCCAGCCCATGCGCACCCTCGACCGGCTCGACCGCAAGATCCTGATGGCGCTGCAAAGCGACGGCAGGATGTCGATGAAGGACCTCGCCGAAGCGGTCGGGCTGACCATCACGCCCTGCATCGAGCGCGTTAAGCGCCTGGAGCGCGATGGTGTCATCATGGGCTACTACGCACGGCTGAACCCGGCACTGCTGGGCAGCGCGCTACTGGTGTTCGTCGAGATCTCGCTGGGCAACAAGTCGGGCAATATGTTCGAGCAGTTCCGGCGCGAGGTGCTGCGCATCCCGGAAGTGCTGGAATGCCACCTGGTCTCGGGCGATTTCGACTACCTGATCAAGGCGCGCATCCGCGAGATCGGCGAATACCGCCGGCTGCTGGGCGATATCCTGCTGCAGCTGCCCGGCGCAGCGCAGTCGAAGAGCTATGTGGTGATGGAAGAGATCAAGGAGACACTGGCGATTTCCGTCGAGGAGAAGAGCCAGGCAGTGTGA
- a CDS encoding IS3 family transposase (programmed frameshift): MRAYSAERKEALLRRMMPPENALVSALARETGVAEQTLYAWRRQMKAQGVPVPGDGKNPEAWSSEDKFAVVLETAPLNEAELAEYCRRKGLYAEQIAAWREACRSANANAGEQAREQRLQSKGDKKRIQQLEKELQRKEKALAEAAALLILRKKGPGDLGRKRGRLINVPDRRLCISLIREAERSGCRLAQACDELGLSLRTFQRWVREGDEVVADARTTTVRPAPANKLSKAERQQILAVANSVEFASLPPSQIVPTLADRGQYVASESSFYRVLRSASQQHHRGRARKPSARVVTSHCATGPNQVWSWDITWMPAAIKGQYYYWYMMLDVFSRKIVGHEVHRAESAELAALLMRRASLAEGLAGRPLVLHSDNGSPMKGATMLATLENLGVVASFSRPRVSNDNPYAESLFRTCKYRPDYPRQAFGSVDEARAWTQRFVRWYNHVHKHSGLKFVTPAQRHGGVAAAVLAHREAVYAEAKARTPKRWSGPTRNWSLADEVWLNPERIEPAELKQVA, encoded by the exons ATGAGAGCCTATTCAGCAGAGAGAAAGGAAGCGCTGTTGCGTCGCATGATGCCCCCCGAGAACGCGTTGGTGTCGGCGTTGGCAAGGGAGACGGGAGTTGCGGAGCAGACGTTGTATGCTTGGCGTCGACAGATGAAAGCGCAAGGAGTCCCGGTGCCGGGAGATGGAAAGAACCCCGAGGCGTGGTCCTCGGAGGACAAGTTTGCGGTGGTACTGGAAACCGCGCCGCTCAATGAAGCGGAATTGGCGGAGTATTGCCGCCGCAAGGGTCTTTACGCGGAGCAGATCGCTGCCTGGCGGGAGGCCTGTCGCTCGGCCAATGCCAACGCCGGTGAACAGGCGCGAGAACAACGACTTCAGTCCAAGGGTGACAAGAAGCGCATCCAGCAGCTTGAGAAGGAATTACAGCGAAAGGAGAAGGCGCTGGCGGAGGCGGCCGCATTGCTCATCCTGAGAAAAAAAG GCCCAGGCGATTTGGGGAGAAAAAGAGGACGACTGATCAACGTCCCAGATCGCCGATTGTGTATATCGTTGATTCGTGAGGCAGAACGCTCTGGCTGCCGACTGGCACAGGCTTGCGACGAGTTGGGTCTGAGCTTGCGCACCTTCCAGCGCTGGGTTCGAGAAGGCGACGAGGTGGTCGCAGATGCTCGCACCACCACTGTGCGGCCAGCGCCAGCCAACAAGCTAAGCAAGGCGGAACGCCAGCAGATTCTTGCGGTGGCCAACAGCGTGGAGTTTGCCAGTTTGCCGCCCAGCCAGATCGTACCGACGCTGGCGGACCGCGGCCAGTACGTGGCCTCGGAGTCGAGCTTCTATCGTGTCTTGCGTAGCGCGTCGCAGCAGCATCACCGCGGTCGTGCGCGCAAGCCCTCGGCGCGGGTGGTGACCAGCCATTGCGCCACCGGACCCAATCAGGTGTGGAGCTGGGACATTACCTGGATGCCGGCAGCAATCAAGGGCCAGTATTACTACTGGTACATGATGCTGGACGTGTTCAGCCGCAAGATCGTCGGTCATGAAGTGCATCGGGCGGAGTCGGCGGAGTTGGCGGCGTTGCTCATGCGGCGAGCCAGTTTGGCCGAAGGTCTGGCTGGACGTCCTCTGGTTCTGCACTCGGATAACGGCAGTCCAATGAAGGGCGCGACGATGCTCGCCACCCTGGAAAACCTGGGGGTGGTCGCTTCGTTCAGCCGGCCGCGCGTGAGCAATGACAACCCCTACGCCGAGTCGCTGTTCCGGACCTGCAAGTATCGGCCGGACTACCCGCGCCAAGCATTCGGCAGCGTGGACGAGGCGCGTGCATGGACGCAGCGATTTGTGCGTTGGTACAACCACGTGCACAAGCATAGTGGGCTGAAATTCGTGACACCGGCGCAGCGCCACGGTGGCGTAGCCGCGGCGGTGCTGGCGCACCGTGAAGCAGTCTATGCTGAGGCTAAGGCCAGAACGCCCAAGCGTTGGTCCGGGCCGACACGGAACTGGAGTTTGGCAGACGAAGTCTGGCTCAATCCGGAACGGATTGAGCCAGCAGAACTAAAGCAGGTTGCGTGA